From a single Papaver somniferum cultivar HN1 unplaced genomic scaffold, ASM357369v1 unplaced-scaffold_19, whole genome shotgun sequence genomic region:
- the LOC113339061 gene encoding protein trichome birefringence-like 33 isoform X1 yields the protein MICCKFEVSLKILNASLICAYRVSCMYISSKRFNITPKKKKPNLWMRRKNMKRLISSSSLSSLRKTTTLSPYLFTFIGFVFIFSILYENSVSCFLRQTFSQFQPESPEANNKQALLTKTVETKKQVRLPFAIGEPHADEDYQECDVFSGKWVYDESNRPLYEEPECPYIQPQITCQKEGRPDKGYQHWRWQPHGCSLPSFNAKFMLEKLRGKRMLFVGDSLNRGQFTSMVCLLQKVIPAHAKSMRIVYNSLTVFTAKEYNATIEFYWAPFLLESNSDNAIVHRVPDRIVRKDSIDKHGQHWKGADVLVFNTYLWWCTGMKFKFLQGSFQDEEKVFEELPTEDAYRVAMKSLVKWVEKNTNPKKNRVLFTSMSPYHEKSSEWGGEPNENCYNQTTPIEDPEYWGTGSRKKVMEVIRQEFSKSKIPITFLNITQLSEYRKDAHTAIYKKQWNPLTKEQIANPTSYADCVHWCLPGLQDTWNELLYTKLFYPYQ from the exons ATGATATGTTGTAAATTCGAAGTATCACTAAAAATATTAAATGCTTCCCTAATATGTGCATATAGAGTCTCATGCATGTATATAAGCTCTAAAAGATTCAATATcacaccaaaaaaaaagaagccAAATCTTTGGATGAGAAGAAAAAACATGAAGCGTTTGATCTCCTCGTCTTCTCTGTCTTCTCTTAGAAAAACTACAACTCTTTCTCCATACCTCTTTACTTTCATAGGTTTCGTTTTCATTTTCTCCATTCTCTATGAAAACAGTGTTAGTTGTTTTCTCAGACAAACTTTCAGTCAGTTTCAACCAGAATCACCAGAAGCAAACAACAAACAGGCATTATTGACAAAAACAG TAGAGACTAAGAAGCAGGTGAGATTGCCATTTGCTATTGGAGAGCCTCATGCCGATGAAGATTATCAAGAGTGTGATGTGTTTAGTGGGAAATGGGTCTACGATGAATCCAATCGACCGCTTTATGAAGAACCCGAATGTCCATATATACAACCTCAAATCACTTGTCAAAAAGAAGGACGACCTGATAAAGGCTATCAGCATTGGAGATGGCAACCTCATGGTTGTTCTCTGCCCAG CTTCAATGCAAAATTCATGCTAGAAAAACTTAGAGGTAAGAGGATGTTGTTTGTTGGTGACTCCTTGAATAGGGGTCAATTCACTTCCATGGTGTGTCTCCTCCAGAAGGTCATCCCTGCACACGCCAAATCCATGCGAATCGTTTACAACTCTCTTACTGTATTCACAGCCAAG GAGTATAACGCGACGATTGAGTTTTATTGGGCACCATTCCTTTTGGAATCAAACTCTGATAACGCCATAGTCCATAGGGTTCCAGATAGAATAGTTCGTAAGGATTCAATCGATAAGCACGGTCAACATTGGAAGGGAGCGGACGTTTTGGTATTCAATACATACCTTTGGTGGTGCACTGGGATGAAATTTAAATTTCT ACAAGGATCATTCCAAGATGAAGAGAAAGTATTTGAAGAGTTGCCAACAGAAGATGCGTACCGTGTGGCAATGAAGAGCCTGGTGAAATGGGTTGAGAAAAATACAAATCCTAAGAAAAATAGAGTTTTGTTCACTAGCATGTCGCCTTACCACGAGAA GAGCAGCGAATGGGGTGGGGAGCCAAATGAGAATTGTTACAATCAAACGACTCCGATAGAAGATCCAGAATACTGGGGAACAGGGTCTCGGAAAAAAGTAATGGAAGTGATTAGACAAGAATTTAGTAAATCAAAAATACCCATTACATTTCTAAACATTACACAACTATCGGAGTATAGAAAAGATGCACATACAGCAATATATAAGAAGCAATGGAATCCCTTGACAAAAGAGCAGATAGCTAATCCGACTAGCTATGCTGATTGTGTTCATTGGTGTTTGCCTGGACTTCAAGATACTTGGAATGAACTTCTATACACCAAACTTTTCTATCCCTACCAATAA
- the LOC113339061 gene encoding protein trichome birefringence-like 33 isoform X2, which yields MICCKFEVSLKILNASLICAYRVSCMYISSKRFNITPKKKKPNLWMRRKNMKRLISSSSLSSLRKTTTLSPYLFTFIGFVFIFSILYENSVSCFLRQTFSQFQPESPEANNKQALLTKTETKKQVRLPFAIGEPHADEDYQECDVFSGKWVYDESNRPLYEEPECPYIQPQITCQKEGRPDKGYQHWRWQPHGCSLPSFNAKFMLEKLRGKRMLFVGDSLNRGQFTSMVCLLQKVIPAHAKSMRIVYNSLTVFTAKEYNATIEFYWAPFLLESNSDNAIVHRVPDRIVRKDSIDKHGQHWKGADVLVFNTYLWWCTGMKFKFLQGSFQDEEKVFEELPTEDAYRVAMKSLVKWVEKNTNPKKNRVLFTSMSPYHEKSSEWGGEPNENCYNQTTPIEDPEYWGTGSRKKVMEVIRQEFSKSKIPITFLNITQLSEYRKDAHTAIYKKQWNPLTKEQIANPTSYADCVHWCLPGLQDTWNELLYTKLFYPYQ from the exons ATGATATGTTGTAAATTCGAAGTATCACTAAAAATATTAAATGCTTCCCTAATATGTGCATATAGAGTCTCATGCATGTATATAAGCTCTAAAAGATTCAATATcacaccaaaaaaaaagaagccAAATCTTTGGATGAGAAGAAAAAACATGAAGCGTTTGATCTCCTCGTCTTCTCTGTCTTCTCTTAGAAAAACTACAACTCTTTCTCCATACCTCTTTACTTTCATAGGTTTCGTTTTCATTTTCTCCATTCTCTATGAAAACAGTGTTAGTTGTTTTCTCAGACAAACTTTCAGTCAGTTTCAACCAGAATCACCAGAAGCAAACAACAAACAGGCATTATTGACAAAAACAG AGACTAAGAAGCAGGTGAGATTGCCATTTGCTATTGGAGAGCCTCATGCCGATGAAGATTATCAAGAGTGTGATGTGTTTAGTGGGAAATGGGTCTACGATGAATCCAATCGACCGCTTTATGAAGAACCCGAATGTCCATATATACAACCTCAAATCACTTGTCAAAAAGAAGGACGACCTGATAAAGGCTATCAGCATTGGAGATGGCAACCTCATGGTTGTTCTCTGCCCAG CTTCAATGCAAAATTCATGCTAGAAAAACTTAGAGGTAAGAGGATGTTGTTTGTTGGTGACTCCTTGAATAGGGGTCAATTCACTTCCATGGTGTGTCTCCTCCAGAAGGTCATCCCTGCACACGCCAAATCCATGCGAATCGTTTACAACTCTCTTACTGTATTCACAGCCAAG GAGTATAACGCGACGATTGAGTTTTATTGGGCACCATTCCTTTTGGAATCAAACTCTGATAACGCCATAGTCCATAGGGTTCCAGATAGAATAGTTCGTAAGGATTCAATCGATAAGCACGGTCAACATTGGAAGGGAGCGGACGTTTTGGTATTCAATACATACCTTTGGTGGTGCACTGGGATGAAATTTAAATTTCT ACAAGGATCATTCCAAGATGAAGAGAAAGTATTTGAAGAGTTGCCAACAGAAGATGCGTACCGTGTGGCAATGAAGAGCCTGGTGAAATGGGTTGAGAAAAATACAAATCCTAAGAAAAATAGAGTTTTGTTCACTAGCATGTCGCCTTACCACGAGAA GAGCAGCGAATGGGGTGGGGAGCCAAATGAGAATTGTTACAATCAAACGACTCCGATAGAAGATCCAGAATACTGGGGAACAGGGTCTCGGAAAAAAGTAATGGAAGTGATTAGACAAGAATTTAGTAAATCAAAAATACCCATTACATTTCTAAACATTACACAACTATCGGAGTATAGAAAAGATGCACATACAGCAATATATAAGAAGCAATGGAATCCCTTGACAAAAGAGCAGATAGCTAATCCGACTAGCTATGCTGATTGTGTTCATTGGTGTTTGCCTGGACTTCAAGATACTTGGAATGAACTTCTATACACCAAACTTTTCTATCCCTACCAATAA